The segment CAAATTCGATACGACTCAATATCGATAACCGAGATGCTTATCGTCTTTTATCCGAGACTATAACGCGATAGAAGGCAGACCGAATGTTCGACGTACGTATTTATTGACATTCCATTGAGATACATTTATATACGTATTTGATCGGGGAAAACAAGGAAGTCTATCAGCAACGCGTTGTATTAATTTACAATTCGATCAATTCTAATTATAGTAGAAACGAAAGAGTTCTGTTTGCATATGTTGGTAATATGTGTCTCCCAAATGTACGATTGATAGTTCTATTTCCATTAGCATAGCGATTACAAATTTCTAAATTTCCAACTACCAGTCGGAAGTACAAAGTGTACTTACATGAGCGGCTATCAACGCTCCGCAAGCTGGGGTTGCGAACGTATCGAACACAGCACTGCCGACAACGGTACCAACTCCAAGATCCGTTTCAGTCAGAAACGTGCCAATCACGTTCACGAACATTTCCGGAAACGAGCTGGCCATCGCGAGAAACGTAGCCCCGGCCACGTCCGTGCTTATTTTCATGCTCTTGCATATGCGGTTGATGGACGGTAGCAGATAATCGTCGCAAACGAACGCTATTAATATGAAACAGTAGAATCCGAGGACGGCGTGCAGGAACACGGCCCCCTGACGTCGTTGCTCGTACGTGAACAAATCATTCGGAAAATCTTTGATCGATCGTTCGACACAGACTTCCTCCGTCTTGATATCCCCGTCGATCATCAACCGACGTTTCACATGGCCTCGAAACGGTCGCTGGTCATCGTTTCCTGTCAATCTCTTTCGATCGATTTCGCTCGGGAACGACTCTACAACGAAACGTGTTATTTGTCCATTCATTTGGCGatcgaacaatttttttttttttaaagtaaagAACATTTAACACAGAGAATGTTTGATTTTACGGGGGAGTGTGGTGGAGGCTCCTTGGTTCCGGCCGGAAACACCCCGGACGTTCCAAGGTCGTTAATGTTTTGTTTAATCTTAATACTTTGACGGCCGCTGTCACGTGTATGTGATTTCGCCGTTCCAATCGTCCATTCGATTCATTGTGGTATCCTAATATTTATAATTCTGTGTAATAATGTTTCTGGCATCTTAGCGTACTATAGAAAGTTGTTTCAAACTGTACCTACGAAAGCGATCGACTTTTTATTTTTTGGGGGCTTTTTTTCCAAACAAAAGGTACATTCTCCTTCCTTTAATCTACATTTCTTTGTAAAGATTAGATACttttgtgaaaaatccgaaaaagAAATGAACAGATTTAGAGCAAAGGTGTGAAGTAAATATCTACCGATAATAATACACGAATTTGAGATTACAGCTATTTTTGTCATCCAATAATCTTAATGATAAAATACTCTTCTTCGACTATTTGTAAATAACGTTTCTTGTCTCGAGCACGGTATAGCTGTTTAATATGTAAatactattttttaatttgcttGAATCAGTTTAGCGTATTCTTTTGGCGACAACAATACGCAGAAGTCTCTAATGCTGTTGGCAATTTGCATTTGGATTGACAATGACAGATTATACTAATGCAGAACTAGCAAAAGTGCATTTAACGTGTGGTCTTGAACGGGTAAGGTTTATGATAAGACGTTTAGAAGTCTCCGTTCAAGCCAAGGGCGTCTACTTTGAACAATTTCTGTAAAAATAGTTGAATAACTATGTAATGTTACAAATAATGTCAAGATGGCTGTAACTTGGAAACAAAGTCGTATAGGATATATAATTACACGACCTTGAATCATTCGTTTAGCAAGCCTCTATCGGAAGGTAAATAAACACATATCGTTCCACTTAAAAATTAATGACCTTAAAATGTCCACGATAATTCCACCTGAAACTAAAACGACATTGTCATGCTACTGAAATCAAATAACTTCCGATTCGAACAATTCTTTTCtatctttcaaaataaacgattCAGGTGGGCAGTACTATGTttcaatattataaaattattatgacGTAAAGAAGGTGAACGggcgcgctaaaaacccattgtTCTTAATTGTTACATTCGCCGTAAGTACACCTTTGCATCGTTACCTGTTTGtcgcaataattaataaacgacGGGGGTAAGGGATATGAATAaggtagaaaataattttaaatatgaatatatacacgcatatatacatacatacatatatatatatgtatacacaaATGTTGTATAAATTGACGGAATTCAGCACTCACCGTTCCCGAGAAGCGCGCAAGTACCCGGGAAGCACACAGATAACACAACGATCCACGCGCAACATCTGGAAAACCGTATATTCATTCCGCAATCGTCTTTCAGATTGTGTTTCACGAAACATCGGCCTTCGATGCGATTTCTTTACTGAAATACGTTAAACTACTTCTTGAGTAGCAGTTTGCGCAGTTATAATACATTCCACTGATTACGCTCCCTTCCAAACGACCATTCGTGCGTCGTTATTATCTGCTTGACCATCGTTGATAACAATAGCGAAAtccaattttgaaaaatattttacgcgTAACTATCGCACAGTTCGCAATTAACAGAGTGCTCGGATCGTATCGTTGCAGTTCGCTCCGCGACTCGTTCGACAATTTTCCGTTCGTGCACCAAACGCTACACACTTGTCGACAATGTCCAACGGAAGAAAACGGAAGGCGTTAAAATAATCGTTTACGcgtgtaaaaaaaaataataattgcactcGATCGCAtacaaaataattgtatttttcACTCGTTTTCCATTCGTTTATTCATTCATACCACGTAAGCCGTAACTCACGATAACGTTTGTGGAATTTCATGATAAATCATGCTTCTTGACACTGTTCACGGCAGGATacggtaaaaaagaaaaaagaatttttcgaaATCGAGTAAATTCGCAGGAAACGTATTTACCTCTAGCTGTATACGTGCATGCTTTCCACAAATGTACACGCATACATACACATACAGGTACGCGCAGCCGTATTACACTGTAAAATGTAATGTCCATAAAATTTTTTCCGAAATTCTATGCACGAAACAAAATACGGAATACCAACAAGTAGATTTCTTATCGTATCTTACAATCGTGATCGCACCACCGTGCATAATGCTTTGTACACGTATCAGAATATAAAATTGTGCTATAGCTTGACGATTCACGACCCCATGTGTTAGCACGCTAGCATTTCGTTTCTTATTTTACTACGTTTTTCTTGGAGGACTTGTCTTTACTATACAACGCGTCTAGAAGCAATCCTGAGAACACGATGAACGTACCTAGCCATTGTCTATAAGTCAAAGTATTGCCAAAAATCAGTATCGAACCTAGTACCGTAAAGAATTTTCTAGTGGTAGTTATAATCGAACACGGTAACGGGCCAAAGTCCGCGATAGTCAGGAATATAAAGTACTGTCCGAATGCACCTGCTACAGAGAAAGTGGTTATCAACCATATGGTTGACGGGTGTCTCTGTAGGAACTGGATAAATTCAAAAAATTCTCCAGATAGTAGGATGACAGCACCACTGAATATTATAGACCAACCATTCATATTCAGCATCATATGGCCAGACTTTGAATTATGTTCCGACCTCATTCGTTCTTGTACAGCACAAGTTAAACCATCCATTGTTAACGACAGTAACAACAACAGTTCTCCGAATGCCATTTGCCCCTCTGCTTGCTTCTTTGACATGCCACCATCTTTGTATATGAACAAACTTATGCCAATGACGACTAAGAAGACAAATAAGTACTTCCTAACTGGGTAAACCTGCAAGGTAATGTATCTATCATTACAAAGAATGACTTTCCCAGAATTATAGTGAATGAAACATAGAATTTGTGCAATCTGTCTACTAACACTTCTGTCGACTTAAGCATCTGTTAACTTTTAAATAATCTAGGGAACTTGGCAAAGAAATGGATTATAGGTCTCTAGGCAGTTTGATGTAAATATTTTCATGCGTATCTCTTGATGCATAGCAAGGAGagaacaaaatgaaaaatcagtTAGTTGGATAAGAAGAGAACGATAGAACGAGAATAAAATGGAAATAAACAAGATAGAGGCAATACCTTCTTCCCTAGTAGTACTCCAAGTATCATCACAGGAATTGGTTTACCGGTTTTTCCAATTATTTGTGTTGGGTAACTGACAAACTGTAAAGCCATGTTACTGCAAACCATAGCCAGTAAATACGTGAGTGAGGATATCGCGTAATATGTTTTCGGAGTACTATCTTCGCCCTGTTTCATGACTGTCAATAAACTAGTCTTAGCGAACAAATAGTTGACTGAACATTGCCAAAAGACTAAAGTGAACATGTAAGTGAATTTTTCACTATTCTTTTCGTCCCCATACTGTCCTTGGGTAATTTTTTCTTGTAACATGCCAAAGTGGAAGTAACATACGAAAATACCGAGAGCACAGAACAACAGTTTGAAACGTCTTGAAAAAGCCATTGTGATCGTGTACGCGTAATATGTTAAACTGCTCACGGATATTTTCTGTTACAATACCGTTTCGTTCGTGGGCCGAATATCACACCGGAAACAAAAACATTCTAAATGAATATTGCGCGCGTATGGTACGTGGCACTTAATGATAGGTTATGTTCCACGCGAATCACACGCTACCACATACCACGTTTACGAGATATCAACTGAAACTAATGTCAACGCGATGATAGATGGCGCATCTCCGATTTCTCTACGATTCCTACGCCATTGCTTTTTACAAAACTTGCAAATTTTGGCGCCCAAATAATAATTctcttaaaattaaatttacagcCACGTACACTGAAAATCGTACAGTGTACATCGACGGATATTTTAGCCAAGTTTAGTAAGAAGATAaggattacaataaaatttaaattagaatAAATCAACCAACAAATGATAGAATTGCGTAGTTCGATGAAAACCATACATGGGTGCCAAAAATAGAGGAAAGTAGATTAACACCGAGCTTATAGAAAGATTTTTCTAAGTTTGCTAACTTTACCGATTTctcccatagtcaactcacatgattTACGCAACACTAtagctgtttgcctatcaatactaattcagtgaatagtttctcaactgactgcCATccttgagaagaggacgctaaaatcacctccgaattttcaggtcggtatggcagttagattgggccacgaaagtccataaggtgtaaggtctattcgtatacctcgtctgtggtttaaCCTAAACCTTATTTGAAAACACTCAAAGTACTTAATAAATTTCTATGTGTAATTAAGTGACTGATACCCGCATTCCAATACTTATTTTTACTATTATAAACCGATCCATGGACTCAGAAtgagaatttagaattgtttttgCTAATCAacataaaaatattactttCGTTGACATTGGTTGTCGTCTGTTGTCATCTGCCATGGAGAATGACACGTTAATCGTGCGTAGTGTTTGTCAAAGTTTATTATCAATAATCGTTTGTGAATCTACCGATTATCGTGGCGCGATAAATTTCCATCACTCTTCCAATTTTGCATTCAAATATTTTCTAACCTCAAAATGAAATCGTGTTCGGTACAATCGATTCTAAGTGTAAACTCGGCGGCATTATTCATTCGCACAAGCATGGTGCTTATGTTGTGTCGTGTAGCGGGAAGCTTCGAAAATGATCGTTCGAACGATGAATCTTTTCACTGTGGGCAGGGATCGAGCAGACAAACGAAACAGACGAGTGAAACGCAAGGCTATTGTCCGGTGACAAACAATGCTCCCCGCGTATTCGCGAGAGAAAACATCGATCGCGCTGATCGATTGAAAAATATGGCCCGGATAGAGGCAGGCACTTTCGCAATCGGAACAAATGATCCAGTTTTCGTGGCTGATGGCGAAGCACCGAAACGACAAGTACATCTTGATAGTTTCTATATAGATGAATTGGAAACGAGTAATCGCGAGTTTTTAGCATTTGTCGACGCGACTGATTATCGAACAGAAGCTGAAACGTTCGGTGATTCTTTCGTGTTCGGAGGTTTATTGAAAGAAGAAATCAGAGCAAATATACCGGAAGTCGTTGCTCGTGCTCCTTGGTGGTTACAGGTAAAAAACGTGAGTTGGCAACATCCAGAAGGACCGGATACTAATATAACACGTACGTATGCTCAATCAAAACGTTGTTCTATCGGAAGTAACGGGGAATAAAACCAAATGATCCAGATAGGATGGATCATCCTGTTGTTCATGTATCGTGGAACGACGCAGTTGCCTATTGCGAAT is part of the Colletes latitarsis isolate SP2378_abdomen chromosome 10, iyColLati1, whole genome shotgun sequence genome and harbors:
- the LOC143346673 gene encoding formylglycine-generating enzyme — translated: MKSCSVQSILSVNSAALFIRTSMVLMLCRVAGSFENDRSNDESFHCGQGSSRQTKQTSETQGYCPVTNNAPRVFARENIDRADRLKNMARIEAGTFAIGTNDPVFVADGEAPKRQVHLDSFYIDELETSNREFLAFVDATDYRTEAETFGDSFVFGGLLKEEIRANIPEVVARAPWWLQVKNVSWQHPEGPDTNITHRMDHPVVHVSWNDAVAYCEWLGKRLPTEAEWEVACRGGLSDRLYPWGNKLIPNGQYRANTWQGDFPNNNTKEDGYESTSPVTEFPRNKYGLRNMIGNVWEWTSDWWTVDATKRGGPTNPTGPPHGTDKVKKGGSYLCHDSYCFRYRCAARSQNTPDTTAGNLGFRCALSI
- the Meigo gene encoding solute carrier family 35 member B1 homolog meigo, whose amino-acid sequence is MAFSRRFKLLFCALGIFVCYFHFGMLQEKITQGQYGDEKNSEKFTYMFTLVFWQCSVNYLFAKTSLLTVMKQGEDSTPKTYYAISSLTYLLAMVCSNMALQFVSYPTQIIGKTGKPIPVMILGVLLGKKVYPVRKYLFVFLVVIGISLFIYKDGGMSKKQAEGQMAFGELLLLLSLTMDGLTCAVQERMRSEHNSKSGHMMLNMNGWSIIFSGAVILLSGEFFEFIQFLQRHPSTIWLITTFSVAGAFGQYFIFLTIADFGPLPCSIITTTRKFFTVLGSILIFGNTLTYRQWLGTFIVFSGLLLDALYSKDKSSKKNVVK